Proteins encoded in a region of the Trichomycterus rosablanca isolate fTriRos1 chromosome 26, fTriRos1.hap1, whole genome shotgun sequence genome:
- the pou2af2 gene encoding POU domain class 2-associating factor 2 — protein MMETEYSKRVYQGVRVKHTVKDLLAEKRSRQTTVPRFNQAASSSQPAFVQMPGTHMLPGYYSMRRPFLPDSDLCHPMKQYTSDSYSSALGSKAFTYEHSSSYPSFIDSYYQQDSFGDYRSATAYTAGGGPLFSPTALSTLLPSLSGETPSHLLLKDPWEQPSEDHISQSEGLCPEGPAPVADSPSLGGPDSGSSSPYRRSTGSIPSSSQAYTLQTLEDVPYPASSYSSVSSYSCTSYMGAPGDLSVVKMASVSSDEASSGGVSLSDTSAQGWAKDDGTWMSYESRRAF, from the exons AGTATTCCAAGAGAGTGTACCAAGGTGTAAGGGTCAAACACACAGTCAAAGACCTGCTAGCAGAGAAAAGATCAAGACAAACCACAGTACCACGATTTAAT CAAGCAGCCAGCTCTTCCCAGCCTGCTTTTGTACAAATGCCAG GTACTCACATGCTTCCTGGATACTACAGCATGCGCAGACCATTCCTGCCAGATTCTGATCTGTGCCACCCCATGAAGCAGTACACTTCGGACTCCTACTCTTCAGCCCTGGGCAGTAAAGCCTTCACATATGAGCACTCTTCCAGCTACCCCTCATTCATTGACAGCTATTACCAGCAAGATTCATTTGGGGATTACAGAAGTGCAACTGCTTACACAGCTGGTGGAGGGCCACTGTTTTCACCAACAGCTCTGTCCACACTGCTACCTTCTCTGTCTGGAGAGACACCGTCACATTTGCTGCTG AAAGATCCATGGGAGCAGCCCTCAGAAGATCACATAAGTCAGTCTGAGGGTCTTTGCCCTGAGGGCCCAGCGCCAGTGGCAGATTCCCCATCTTTGGGTGGTCCTGACTCTGGAAGCTCCTCACCATATCGTCGAAGCACCGGATCGATTCCCTCCAGCTCTCAGGCTTACACTCTGCAAACACTGGAAGATGTCCCTTACCCTGCATCCTCCTACAGCTCAGTCTCCAGCTACTCCTGCACATCATACATGGGTGCCCCTGGGGATCTGTCTGTGGTTAAGATGGCATCTGTGTCTTCAGATGAGGCTAGCAGTGGTGGAGTGTCTCTCAGTGACACTTCTGCCCAGGGATGGGCCAAGGATGATGGAACATGGATGTCCTATGAGTCAAGGAGGGCTTTTTGA
- the stk36 gene encoding serine/threonine-protein kinase 36 isoform X1, with the protein MEQYHVLEMIGEGSFGRVYKGRRKFSGQVVALKFIPKVGRSDKELRCLKREIEIMRGLKHPNVVLLLDSFETHTEVVVVTEYAEGELFQILEDDGSLPESQVRTIACQLVSALYYLHSHRILHRDMKPQNILLGKGGVVKLCDFGFARAMSVSTLVLTSIKGTPLYMSPELVEEKPYDHTADLWSLGCILYELHTGAPPFYTNSIFQLVQLIVKDPVRWPENMSQDCTSFLKGLLTKDPQKRLAWPGLLHHPFVADGVIVLPDEGSSSPLTVTPTPDVQALKQQQVAKKATPRSGEGKLLRKARDLQGKKHKNKQDQVENGKTLVNSKPCFKTAPAGGAPTSTRSLGSTFTVCRNSAHPAANQHHTNDIGVARVNSAPCKGPISRDYEREFPSVEVGPRQIVRRSKSGHTSLASVRMDSDDQDVNSDEEWQRLAELTDCLNDLSVPVDPSIYQKLKNKLLTTKDQLHYGVLNEHSAILQPLKILTNIIQTSETADDKREDEELNLLHILIGLIEMFLSSAHVMKKQLSEQVLGELMSVLLLIWERNPDWELNEERAKDLCQLFMSILLRPEPNLLAPLAAAVLSLFVHRGVYVNVHIDTLTAVLKVLLSEPEKSHYPLPAGWGMCDGVLALFLSVFEQNTSDVLLDFLNSEVCSQLWTKIGTILESSAPRADFLSVNGLSTILSVALFAFSKEPYDCVPYLFDNKTFTSTLIHLLSTDSSLADSKRGLLWGGSDMNSLSEMSCHLLCFPFTLELPQEKMAVILDSYQKLNIVAELVQVIQIQPLAFLELPLLLLCHLCLSCPEYTVPSFITAAQAYGFLPQSTEPSQNLNLNHLTQSGSTAEQPKRNGIPHKGRLDLARGDEDQPQRTIHTIKGSVKCLATRDPSKVQSLLTKSKSGKLKERDQSNIKQNPRMLSMEHLQDSIEQRMNVMEEPLDSLELQNGFSDHLKHLTQHKREMSWLIDSLEQPKDGMCSNTGNKDSHRASLVNGQLQAKVRTASSLLFKLLQSESLCGCAVQLLTLLFQTCHSRYTPDSTCFGLPVDPAVLRMALCHRDDGVRAAGCNLLTCVEPYLEQDYIRQKAHPIWTIEPALFTDLISLLSDSAPSVRRSACKAVERWLGIIEKQFRSKASKQDLQKEPGKRRTMSAPAVTSTGQRVRRVEGIKHGLKEAPGLPLSSKEEENWLNVAMGAATPAVSLLSDSDAVIRRHGCVLLGNLAAIAGGEKMLICEDASNQLLRMARTDSHHAVRRQAVATLCTFSQQDALQQALKSIDAGLKLHHMSQCSPLQSNHRWMGQAKPKHNNSRADSTPG; encoded by the exons ATGGAGCAGTACCATGTTTTGGAGATGATAGGGGAAGGCTCGTTTGGCCGAGTCTACAAAGGTCGACGGAAATTTAGCGGACAG GTAGTAGCTTTGAAGTTCATCCCTAAAGTGGGCCGCTCCGATAAAGAGTTGCGTTGTCTGAAAAGAGAAATAGAGATCATGAGAGGACTGAAGCATCCCAACGTAGTTCTGCTTCTGGACAGTTttgagacacacacagag gtggtggtggtgactgAGTATGCTGAAGGTGAATTATTTCAGATCCTGGAGGATGATGGAAGTCTACCTGAAAGTcag GTGCGTACGATAGCCTGCCAGCTGGTATCAGCCCTTTATTACCTGCACTCCCATCGTATATTGCACCGCGACATGAAACCACAGAACATCCTTCTGGGCAAGGGAGGAGTAGTGAAGCTCTGTGACTTTGG ATTTGCACGGGCAATGAGCGTGTCCACCTTGGTGCTGACCTCCATTAAGGGCACTCCTCTGTACATGTCTCCGGAACTGGTAGAGGAGAAACCCTACGACCACACTGCTGATCTGTGGTCTTTGGGCTGCATCCTGTATGAGCTCCACACAGGGGCGCCACCATTCTACACCAACTCAATCTTTCAACTTGTGCAGCTTATTGTGAAGGATCCAGTCAGATGGCCGGAGAACATGAGCCAGGACTGCACG AGTTTTCTGAAGGGGTTGTTAACTAAAGATCCTCAGAAAAGACTGGCCTGGCCTGGCCTACTTCACCATCCTTTTGTTGCAGATGGAGTCATAG TGTTGCCAGACGAGGGTTCAAGCAGCCCGCTGACTGTAACACCTACTCCAGACGTCCAGGCTTTGAAGCAGCAGCAGGTGGCTAAAAAAGCAACACCCCGCAGTGGAGAGGGCAAATTACTGCGCAAAGCCAGAGACCTGCAGGGAAAAAAGCATAAGAACAAACAG GACCAGGTAGAGAATGGGAAGACACTCGTTAACAGCAAACCTTGCTTCAAAACTGCCCCGGCTGGAGGAGCCCCCACCAGCACCCGCTCATTGGGCAGCACCTTTACAGTGTGTCGAAATTCGGCTCATCCAGCAGCCAATCAGCATCATACCAATGACATTGGTGTTGCCAG GGTAAACTCGGCTCCATGTAAGGGTCCTATTAGCAGGGACTATGAGAGGGAATTTCCTTCTGTTGAGGTGGGACCCAGGCAAATAGTGAGACGCTCCAAATCTGGACATACCAGCCTGGCTTCTGTTAGGATGGACAGTGAT GATCAAGACGTTAACAGTGATGAAGAGTGGCAGCGATTGGCTGAACTGACAGATTGTCTCAATGACCTGTCTGTCCCTGTGGACCCCTCTATTTATCAGAAACTGAAGAACAAGCTCCTGACAACCAAGGACCAG CTTCATTACGGGGTGTTGAACGAGCACTCTGCTATCCTTCAGCCTCTAAAGATCCTCACTAATATAATCCAGACGTCTGAAACTGCAGATGACAAGAGAGAGGATGAAGAATTGAATCTACTCCACATTTTGATTGGTCTGATTGAGATGTTTCTTAGCAGTGCTCATGTGATGAAG AAGCAATTGAGTGAACAGGTGTTGGGGGAGCTGATGTCTGTGCTTTTGCTAATTTGGGAGAGAAACCCAGACTGGGAATTAAATGAGGAAAG AGCTAAAGATCTGTGCCAGctgtttatgtccatattactTCGTCCTGAACCGAACCTCTTAGCA CCACTAGCAGCTGCAGTGTTAAGCCTGTTTGTTCATCGTGGTGTGTATGTTAATGTCCACATAGACACACTGACAGCTGTTTTGAAGGTTTTACTGTCAGAACCAGAGAAG TCTCATTACCCTTTACCTGCTGGCTGGGGCATGTGCGATGGTGTCCTGGCAttatttctttctgtctttgag CAGAATACGAGTGATGTCCTGCTTGATTTTTTAAACTCTGAAGTTTGCAGTCAGTTGTGGACTAAAATTGGCACTATACTAGAAAGCTCAGCACCCAGAGCAGACTTTCTCTCAgttaatg GTCTCTCTACTATTTTGTCTGTTGCTTTGTTTGCCTTTTCCAAAGAGCCGTATGACTGTGTGCCGTATTTGTTCGACAACAAAACATTCACTTCCACTCTCATTCACTTATTGTCTACTGATAG CAGCTTAGCAGACTCTAAAAGGGGTCTCCTGTGGGGCGGCTCTGATATGAATAGCCTATCTGAGATGAGCTGCCACCTACTCTGCTTTCCGTTTACTTTGGAGCTGCCCCAGGAGAAAATGGCAGTAATTCTCGACTCATATCAAAAGCTGAATATAGTTGCAGAGTTAGTTCAG GTGATTCAGATCCAGCCACTGGCTTTTTTAGAGCTTCCTCTTTTACTGTTGTGCCATCTTTGCCTCTCCTGTCCAGAGTACACAGTTCCAAGCTTTATCACAGCAGCCCAAGCCTATGGTTTTCTCCCCCAGAGCACAGAGCCTAGCCAAAATCTAAACCTAAATCACCTCACCCAGTCCGGGAGCACAGCAGAGCAGCCAAAACGTAATGGCATCCCTCATAAAGGCAGGTTAGACTTGGCCAGAGGAGATGAGGATCAGCCTCAGAGAACCATACACACGATAAAGGGGAGTGTTAAATGTCTGGCCACGAGGGATCCCTCTAAAGTACAGTCTTTGCTTACCAAAAGCAAGTCTGGGAAATTAAAGGAAAGAGATCAGTCAAATATTAAGCAAAATCCAAGAATGCTGAGCATGGAACATCTTCAAGATAGTATAGAGCAGAGGATGAATGTTATGGAGGAACCTTTAGACAGTTTGGAGCTTCAGAATGGCTTTTCAGACCATTTAAAACATCTTACACAGCACAAAAGGGAAATGAGTTGGCTTATCGACAGTTTAGAACAGCCGAAGGATGGCATGTGCAGCAATACTGGAAATAAGGATAGTCACAGGGCATCACTTGTCAATGGTCAACTTCAAGCCAAGGTTAGAACAGCAAGTTCACTTCTGTTCAAGCTGCTGCAAAGTGAATCACTGTGTGGGTGTGCAGTGCAGCTTCTCACTTTGCTTTTTCAAACTTGCCACTCCAGATACACACCTGATTCAACCTGCTTTGGCCTACCTGTTGACCCAGCTGTGCTTCGAATGGCCTTGTGCCACCGTGATGATGGCGTACGAGCAGCTGGCTGTAACCTCCTGACTTGCGTAGAACCATATTTGGAACAAGACTACATTAGACAAAAGGCACACCCAATTTGGACCATAGAACCTGCATTGTTCACGGACTTGATAAGTCTTCTGTCTGATTCGGCACCATCTGTTCGCAGGAGTGCCTGTAAGGCTGTAGAAAGGTGGCTAGGCATTATTGAAAAACAATTCAGGTCTAAGGCCTCCAAGCAGGACTTACAAAAAGAACCTGGTAAAAGGAGGACAATGAGTGCTCCAGCAGTAACAAGCACAGGGCAAAGAGTGAGAAGGGTCGAGGGTATCAAACATGGTCTAAAGGAAGCCCCTGGCTTGCCCCTAAGTTCTAAAGAAGAGGAGAATTGGCTCAACGTTGCAATGGGAGCAGCAACTCCTGCAGTTTCTCTTCTCTCTGATTCTGATGCAGTCATTCGTCGGCATGGCTGTGTTCTCCTGGGTAACCTAGCTGCCATTGCAGGAGGTGAAAAGATGCTAATCTGTGAAGACGCTTCCAATCAGCTCCTGCGAATGGCCCGTACAGACTCCCATCATGCTGTGCGCCGACAAGCCGTGGCCACCCTATGCACATTTAGTCAACAGGATGCTCTGCAGCAG GCTCTGAAGTCCATTGATGCTGGACTTAAACTTCACCACATGTCCCAGTGCTCTCCACTTCAGAGCAATCACAGATGGATGGGCCAAGCAAAGCCAAAACATAATAATAGCAGAGCAGACTCAACACCAGGGTAA
- the stk36 gene encoding serine/threonine-protein kinase 36 isoform X2 encodes MEQYHVLEMIGEGSFGRVYKGRRKFSGQVVALKFIPKVGRSDKELRCLKREIEIMRGLKHPNVVLLLDSFETHTEVVVVTEYAEGELFQILEDDGSLPESQVRTIACQLVSALYYLHSHRILHRDMKPQNILLGKGGVVKLCDFGFARAMSVSTLVLTSIKGTPLYMSPELVEEKPYDHTADLWSLGCILYELHTGAPPFYTNSIFQLVQLIVKDPVRWPENMSQDCTSFLKGLLTKDPQKRLAWPGLLHHPFVADGVIVLPDEGSSSPLTVTPTPDVQALKQQQVAKKATPRSGEGKLLRKARDLQGKKHKNKQDQVENGKTLVNSKPCFKTAPAGGAPTSTRSLGSTFTVCRNSAHPAANQHHTNDIGVARVNSAPCKGPISRDYEREFPSVEVGPRQIVRRSKSGHTSLASVRMDSDDQDVNSDEEWQRLAELTDCLNDLSVPVDPSIYQKLKNKLLTTKDQLHYGVLNEHSAILQPLKILTNIIQTSETADDKREDEELNLLHILIGLIEMFLSSAHVMKKQLSEQVLGELMSVLLLIWERNPDWELNEERAKDLCQLFMSILLRPEPNLLAPLAAAVLSLFVHRGVYVNVHIDTLTAVLKVLLSEPEKSHYPLPAGWGMCDGVLALFLSVFENTSDVLLDFLNSEVCSQLWTKIGTILESSAPRADFLSVNGLSTILSVALFAFSKEPYDCVPYLFDNKTFTSTLIHLLSTDSSLADSKRGLLWGGSDMNSLSEMSCHLLCFPFTLELPQEKMAVILDSYQKLNIVAELVQVIQIQPLAFLELPLLLLCHLCLSCPEYTVPSFITAAQAYGFLPQSTEPSQNLNLNHLTQSGSTAEQPKRNGIPHKGRLDLARGDEDQPQRTIHTIKGSVKCLATRDPSKVQSLLTKSKSGKLKERDQSNIKQNPRMLSMEHLQDSIEQRMNVMEEPLDSLELQNGFSDHLKHLTQHKREMSWLIDSLEQPKDGMCSNTGNKDSHRASLVNGQLQAKVRTASSLLFKLLQSESLCGCAVQLLTLLFQTCHSRYTPDSTCFGLPVDPAVLRMALCHRDDGVRAAGCNLLTCVEPYLEQDYIRQKAHPIWTIEPALFTDLISLLSDSAPSVRRSACKAVERWLGIIEKQFRSKASKQDLQKEPGKRRTMSAPAVTSTGQRVRRVEGIKHGLKEAPGLPLSSKEEENWLNVAMGAATPAVSLLSDSDAVIRRHGCVLLGNLAAIAGGEKMLICEDASNQLLRMARTDSHHAVRRQAVATLCTFSQQDALQQALKSIDAGLKLHHMSQCSPLQSNHRWMGQAKPKHNNSRADSTPG; translated from the exons ATGGAGCAGTACCATGTTTTGGAGATGATAGGGGAAGGCTCGTTTGGCCGAGTCTACAAAGGTCGACGGAAATTTAGCGGACAG GTAGTAGCTTTGAAGTTCATCCCTAAAGTGGGCCGCTCCGATAAAGAGTTGCGTTGTCTGAAAAGAGAAATAGAGATCATGAGAGGACTGAAGCATCCCAACGTAGTTCTGCTTCTGGACAGTTttgagacacacacagag gtggtggtggtgactgAGTATGCTGAAGGTGAATTATTTCAGATCCTGGAGGATGATGGAAGTCTACCTGAAAGTcag GTGCGTACGATAGCCTGCCAGCTGGTATCAGCCCTTTATTACCTGCACTCCCATCGTATATTGCACCGCGACATGAAACCACAGAACATCCTTCTGGGCAAGGGAGGAGTAGTGAAGCTCTGTGACTTTGG ATTTGCACGGGCAATGAGCGTGTCCACCTTGGTGCTGACCTCCATTAAGGGCACTCCTCTGTACATGTCTCCGGAACTGGTAGAGGAGAAACCCTACGACCACACTGCTGATCTGTGGTCTTTGGGCTGCATCCTGTATGAGCTCCACACAGGGGCGCCACCATTCTACACCAACTCAATCTTTCAACTTGTGCAGCTTATTGTGAAGGATCCAGTCAGATGGCCGGAGAACATGAGCCAGGACTGCACG AGTTTTCTGAAGGGGTTGTTAACTAAAGATCCTCAGAAAAGACTGGCCTGGCCTGGCCTACTTCACCATCCTTTTGTTGCAGATGGAGTCATAG TGTTGCCAGACGAGGGTTCAAGCAGCCCGCTGACTGTAACACCTACTCCAGACGTCCAGGCTTTGAAGCAGCAGCAGGTGGCTAAAAAAGCAACACCCCGCAGTGGAGAGGGCAAATTACTGCGCAAAGCCAGAGACCTGCAGGGAAAAAAGCATAAGAACAAACAG GACCAGGTAGAGAATGGGAAGACACTCGTTAACAGCAAACCTTGCTTCAAAACTGCCCCGGCTGGAGGAGCCCCCACCAGCACCCGCTCATTGGGCAGCACCTTTACAGTGTGTCGAAATTCGGCTCATCCAGCAGCCAATCAGCATCATACCAATGACATTGGTGTTGCCAG GGTAAACTCGGCTCCATGTAAGGGTCCTATTAGCAGGGACTATGAGAGGGAATTTCCTTCTGTTGAGGTGGGACCCAGGCAAATAGTGAGACGCTCCAAATCTGGACATACCAGCCTGGCTTCTGTTAGGATGGACAGTGAT GATCAAGACGTTAACAGTGATGAAGAGTGGCAGCGATTGGCTGAACTGACAGATTGTCTCAATGACCTGTCTGTCCCTGTGGACCCCTCTATTTATCAGAAACTGAAGAACAAGCTCCTGACAACCAAGGACCAG CTTCATTACGGGGTGTTGAACGAGCACTCTGCTATCCTTCAGCCTCTAAAGATCCTCACTAATATAATCCAGACGTCTGAAACTGCAGATGACAAGAGAGAGGATGAAGAATTGAATCTACTCCACATTTTGATTGGTCTGATTGAGATGTTTCTTAGCAGTGCTCATGTGATGAAG AAGCAATTGAGTGAACAGGTGTTGGGGGAGCTGATGTCTGTGCTTTTGCTAATTTGGGAGAGAAACCCAGACTGGGAATTAAATGAGGAAAG AGCTAAAGATCTGTGCCAGctgtttatgtccatattactTCGTCCTGAACCGAACCTCTTAGCA CCACTAGCAGCTGCAGTGTTAAGCCTGTTTGTTCATCGTGGTGTGTATGTTAATGTCCACATAGACACACTGACAGCTGTTTTGAAGGTTTTACTGTCAGAACCAGAGAAG TCTCATTACCCTTTACCTGCTGGCTGGGGCATGTGCGATGGTGTCCTGGCAttatttctttctgtctttgag AATACGAGTGATGTCCTGCTTGATTTTTTAAACTCTGAAGTTTGCAGTCAGTTGTGGACTAAAATTGGCACTATACTAGAAAGCTCAGCACCCAGAGCAGACTTTCTCTCAgttaatg GTCTCTCTACTATTTTGTCTGTTGCTTTGTTTGCCTTTTCCAAAGAGCCGTATGACTGTGTGCCGTATTTGTTCGACAACAAAACATTCACTTCCACTCTCATTCACTTATTGTCTACTGATAG CAGCTTAGCAGACTCTAAAAGGGGTCTCCTGTGGGGCGGCTCTGATATGAATAGCCTATCTGAGATGAGCTGCCACCTACTCTGCTTTCCGTTTACTTTGGAGCTGCCCCAGGAGAAAATGGCAGTAATTCTCGACTCATATCAAAAGCTGAATATAGTTGCAGAGTTAGTTCAG GTGATTCAGATCCAGCCACTGGCTTTTTTAGAGCTTCCTCTTTTACTGTTGTGCCATCTTTGCCTCTCCTGTCCAGAGTACACAGTTCCAAGCTTTATCACAGCAGCCCAAGCCTATGGTTTTCTCCCCCAGAGCACAGAGCCTAGCCAAAATCTAAACCTAAATCACCTCACCCAGTCCGGGAGCACAGCAGAGCAGCCAAAACGTAATGGCATCCCTCATAAAGGCAGGTTAGACTTGGCCAGAGGAGATGAGGATCAGCCTCAGAGAACCATACACACGATAAAGGGGAGTGTTAAATGTCTGGCCACGAGGGATCCCTCTAAAGTACAGTCTTTGCTTACCAAAAGCAAGTCTGGGAAATTAAAGGAAAGAGATCAGTCAAATATTAAGCAAAATCCAAGAATGCTGAGCATGGAACATCTTCAAGATAGTATAGAGCAGAGGATGAATGTTATGGAGGAACCTTTAGACAGTTTGGAGCTTCAGAATGGCTTTTCAGACCATTTAAAACATCTTACACAGCACAAAAGGGAAATGAGTTGGCTTATCGACAGTTTAGAACAGCCGAAGGATGGCATGTGCAGCAATACTGGAAATAAGGATAGTCACAGGGCATCACTTGTCAATGGTCAACTTCAAGCCAAGGTTAGAACAGCAAGTTCACTTCTGTTCAAGCTGCTGCAAAGTGAATCACTGTGTGGGTGTGCAGTGCAGCTTCTCACTTTGCTTTTTCAAACTTGCCACTCCAGATACACACCTGATTCAACCTGCTTTGGCCTACCTGTTGACCCAGCTGTGCTTCGAATGGCCTTGTGCCACCGTGATGATGGCGTACGAGCAGCTGGCTGTAACCTCCTGACTTGCGTAGAACCATATTTGGAACAAGACTACATTAGACAAAAGGCACACCCAATTTGGACCATAGAACCTGCATTGTTCACGGACTTGATAAGTCTTCTGTCTGATTCGGCACCATCTGTTCGCAGGAGTGCCTGTAAGGCTGTAGAAAGGTGGCTAGGCATTATTGAAAAACAATTCAGGTCTAAGGCCTCCAAGCAGGACTTACAAAAAGAACCTGGTAAAAGGAGGACAATGAGTGCTCCAGCAGTAACAAGCACAGGGCAAAGAGTGAGAAGGGTCGAGGGTATCAAACATGGTCTAAAGGAAGCCCCTGGCTTGCCCCTAAGTTCTAAAGAAGAGGAGAATTGGCTCAACGTTGCAATGGGAGCAGCAACTCCTGCAGTTTCTCTTCTCTCTGATTCTGATGCAGTCATTCGTCGGCATGGCTGTGTTCTCCTGGGTAACCTAGCTGCCATTGCAGGAGGTGAAAAGATGCTAATCTGTGAAGACGCTTCCAATCAGCTCCTGCGAATGGCCCGTACAGACTCCCATCATGCTGTGCGCCGACAAGCCGTGGCCACCCTATGCACATTTAGTCAACAGGATGCTCTGCAGCAG GCTCTGAAGTCCATTGATGCTGGACTTAAACTTCACCACATGTCCCAGTGCTCTCCACTTCAGAGCAATCACAGATGGATGGGCCAAGCAAAGCCAAAACATAATAATAGCAGAGCAGACTCAACACCAGGGTAA
- the atf5a gene encoding uncharacterized protein atf5a, which produces MMAMSAPIWKALLGCPADPLALSHPQANHNQLERRRGEGPEERQHLIGDGLSDWMTEEVDFSSYLPTPHPSPSPSASLPPSPLQNDIQVPSDLEVMTSLLQEELAQLEDYFLSDPLPEKASKLGKCDKGPTPVGPPSYYQLPYASYSSSSQSESSPLLVTLATGELDLLSLCGGPIGRSKTPRHSPYSCSRPNVSICGRKRVSDGVKVSEGYENSIWSSKGNTSGNSAVPLSGTYSCVEDERVVGKGYCLGSAVEIRRCAILPKEEKNCHYTEGSIGISKIVNGSYGFGGPIQVPHKKEEMYGTREVNINGMGGGAEIEMMPEGKTGIGDIGKINMPWKSETNEGCYIQGRPHEEAYHNFLEAINEPVKAESVDMHRQHSNFHCSFLEDQGPDCLSGDRHGHEMGAPCPRGICALKEESCIVKPELDMSIMESGHGERKQKKRDQNKTAAHRYRQRKRAEFDSLEEQLHGLEGRNRELRDKAESVEREIQYVKDLLIEVYKARSQRLKQEASA; this is translated from the exons ATGATGGCAATGTCAGCGCCCATATGGAAGGCTCTTCTTGGATGCCCGGCAGACCCCCTCGCTCTCTCTCACCCACAGGCTAACCACAACCAATTGGAGAGGCGCAGAGGGGAGGGGCCTGAGGAGAGACAGCATTTAATTG GTGATGGTCTCAGTGACTGGATGACGGAAGAAGTGGATTTCTCCTCGTACCTCCCAACCCCTCATCCCTCTCCCTCCCCTAGTGCATCCCTGCCCCCGTCACCCCTCCAGAATGACATCCAGGTACCCTCAGATTTGGAGGTCATGACATCTCTGCTGCAGGAGGAGCTTGCTCAGTTGGAGGATTACTTCCTGTCTGACCCGCTCCCAGAGAAAGCCTCTAAACTCGGCAAATGTGATAAGGGGCCAACACCAGTGGGTCCACCATCATACTACCAGTTACCCTATGCATCATATTCATCttccagccaatcagaatctAGCCCCTTACTTGTTACCCTAGCAACTGGGGAACTAGACCTGCTGAGCCTTTGTGGGGGTCCCATCGGCCGATCGAAGACACCTAGACACTCACCTTACAGTTGCAGCCGCCCCAATGTCAGCATTTGCGGACGCAAAAGAGTTTCCGATGGGGTAAAAGTTAGCGAAGGCTATGAGAATAGCATTTGGAGTTCCAAAGGAAATACCTCAGGTAACTCAGCTGTTCCACTGAGTGGGACGTACAGCTGTGTGGAGGATGAACGGGTGGTTGGCAAAGGGTACTGCCTGGGCAGTGCAGTGGAGATCCGAAGATGTGCCATTTTACCCAAAGAAGAGAAGAACTGCCACTACACAGAAGGCTCCATTGGTATAAGCAAGATCGTAAATGGTAGCTATGGCTTTGGTGGGCCAATTCAAGTCCCACACAAGAAGGAAGAGATGTATGGTACCAGAGAAGTCAACATAAATGGAATGGGCGGAGGTGCAGAAATAGAAATGATGCCTGAAGGCAAAACTGGCATTGGTGATATTGGCAAGATTAACATGCCCTGGAAAAGTGAGACCAATGAAGGCTGCTACATTCAAGGAAGACCCCATGAAGAGGCCTACCATAACTTCTTAGAGGCCATCAATGAGCCAGTAAAGGCGGAAAGTGTGGACATGCATCGTCAACATAGCAACTTCCATTGCAGCTTTCTAGAAGATCAAGGCCCTGATTGCTTGAGTGGTGACAGACATGGACATGAGATGGGTGCTCCTTGCCCTAGAGGCATCTGTGCATTAAAGGAAGAATCATGTATCGTAAAACCAGAACTTGACATGTCCATCATGGAGTCCGGCCATGGAGAACGCAAGCAGAAGAAGAGAGATCagaacaaaactgcagctcacaG ATATCGCCAGAGAAAAAGAGCAGAGTTCGACTCACTGGAGGAGCAGCTTCATGGCCTTGAAGGAAGAAATCGAGAACTTCGGGACAAGGCTGAATCGGTGGAGCGGGAGATCCAGTACGTCAAGGACCTTCTCATCGAGGTGTACAAGGCCCGGAGCCAACGCCTTAAACAAGAGGCCAGTGCTTGA